One window from the genome of Carassius carassius chromosome 15, fCarCar2.1, whole genome shotgun sequence encodes:
- the LOC132158000 gene encoding trophoblast glycoprotein-like encodes MSDFGLLHLLQLQSKQRGMCNLTLCVLLFLTCPCSSLSSCPAQCLCEATVVNCVSQNLRSVPQPLPENITALNISGNDIRNLNNESFPRPLEHLTLLYVSGSQVEELDSMVFKNLPSLRLLDLSNNRISQFSVEALPQDNKIEVLNLSKSLYNHSYISVFADLFKHSLPNVSHLDLSSNDLVLFSEGIFTGLLNLTVLDLRNNSLVTIRNDTFWNVLKLKELDLRDNALKVLPNATLEKLSSIPDLRVRLAGNPWRCDCNIEDMLFLLAKHEFVVDILNLTCSDPVELKNVPLSDLEQSQLSCWSNAGDAMNRALEPSYVFLGMVLALIGVIFLLVLYLNRKGIKRWMYNIRDACRDHMEGYHYRYEINSDPRLANLSLNSDV; translated from the coding sequence ATGTCAGATTTTGGATTACTGCATTTGCTTCAACTTCAGAGTAAACAAAGGGGCATGTGTAACCTGACTCTCTGTGTTTTACTCTTCCTGACGTGTCCCTGCTCGTCCTTATCTTCATGTCCTGCCCAGTGTTTGTGCGAAGCCACGGTGGTGAACTGTGTTAGCCAAAACTTGAGATCAGTCCCACAGCCCCTTCCAGAAAACATCACCGCGCTTAACATCAGTGGGAACGATATAAGGAACCTGAACAATGAATCTTTCCCCAGGCCGCTGGAACATTTAACACTCCTTTATGTGTCTGGAAGCCAAGTGGAGGAATTAGACTCCATGGTGTTTAAAAACTTGCCAAGTCTGCGTTTACTTGACCTCAGCAACAACAGAATTTCACAGTTCAGCGTTGAGGCTTTACCTCAAGACAACAAGATTGAGGTTCTAAACCTCAGCAAATCCTTATATAATCACTCCTACATCAGTGTGTTTGCAGATCTTTTCAAACACAGCCTGCCCAATGTTTCTCATCTCGATTTGTCCAGTAATGACCTGGTGCTCTTTTCAGAAGGCATATTCACAGGTTTGTTGAACCTCACTGTTTTGGATTTGAGGAACAACTCCCTTGTTACAATCAGGAATGATACATTTTGGAATGTATTAAAACTTAAAGAGTTGGACTTACGAGACAATGCGTTGAAAGTCCTGCCCAACGCGACCCTAGAGAAGCTCAGTTCGATCCCTGATTTGCGAGTCAGACTCGCAGGAAACCCCTGGCGCTGTGATTGCAATATTGAGGACATGTTGTTTTTGTTGGCCAAACATGAGTTTGTGGTAGACATATTAAACCTAACCTGTTCTGACCCGGTAGAACTAAAAAATGTCCCACTTTCAGACCTGGAACAATCCCAGCTCTCGTGCTGGAGTAACGCAGGAGATGCGATGAACCGTGCGCTGGAGCCCTCCTATGTGTTCTTGGGGATGGTTCTTGCTCTCATTGGGGTCATCTTCCTTCTGGTCCTTTACCTTAACAGGAAAGGGATCAAGAGGTGGATGTACAATATCCGTGACGCGTGCAGAGATCATATGGAGGGATACCATTACAGATACGAGATCAACTCAGACCCACGGCTAGCCAACCTCAGCCTCAACTCCGATGTGTGA